The Oncorhynchus keta strain PuntledgeMale-10-30-2019 unplaced genomic scaffold, Oket_V2 Un_contig_8529_pilon_pilon, whole genome shotgun sequence DNA segment TTGGGATTGATCCATGACAGAGGACAGACACTAAGTCGTATtttggttgtgtctgtgtgtcgtcACTAGGTTGTCTTGTCGGTGTGAGTGTGTATGATATGCGTGTGTGAGGAGGGCGGGTCGGGGGTTGTCCGGGGagcggagacagagaggatgccGTCGTGTGATAGGTCGACGAAGAGCAGTAGAGGGTCGACACCCACAGGAAGTATGTAGGTCCTCGTAAACGACCGACTGATGAACCCGTGGACATCTTGTCTCTGGGAGTGGTTACCactgacctgaca contains these protein-coding regions:
- the LOC127926860 gene encoding heat shock protein beta-2-like — its product is DLLTPTLYHGYYVRPRITKQLGRGFSDIEAEPGKWTVRLDVCQFTPDEVTVRTVDNLLEVSGNHSQRQDVHGFISRSFTRTYILPVGVDPLLLFVDLSHDGILSVSAPRTTPDPPSSHTHIIHTHTDKTT